From Haemorhous mexicanus isolate bHaeMex1 chromosome 2, bHaeMex1.pri, whole genome shotgun sequence, the proteins below share one genomic window:
- the ZPLD1 gene encoding zona pellucida-like domain-containing protein 1, with amino-acid sequence MEQVWLLLLLTIEVLPVTAQFNGYNCDANLHSRFPAERDINVFCGVQTITMKINFCTVLFSGYSETDLALNGKHGDAHCRGFINNNTFPAVVIFIINLSTLESCGNTLVVSSARGINAYGNTSVVQIGNVSGYIDTPDPPTIISYLPGLLYKFSCSYPLEYLVNNTQLASSSAAISVRENNGTFISTLNLLLYNDSTYSQQLLIPSTGLPLKTKIYAAVRATNLDGRWNVLMDYCYTTPSGNPSDDLRYDLFFSCDKDPQTTIIENGKSQMGRFSFEVFRFVKHKNQKMSTVFLHCVTKLCRADDCPFLVPICSNRERRDTGGRTTWRPQSTSGNAVISAGPIITRSDETPTNNSQLAHPNGPPFQMNTVTSVLISGIVVLGISSIFFFVCSLTLLHRNWPNSLVLSGIRNPVFN; translated from the exons ATGGAACAGGTATggttgctgctcctgctgacgATTGAAGTGCTTCCAGTGACTGCTCAGTTCAATGGATACAACTGTGATGCTAACCTCCATAGCAGGTTTCCTG CTGAGCGAGATATCAATGTTTTCTGTGGAGTACAGACAATTACTATGAAGATAAATTTTTGCACAGTTCTTTTTTCTGGTTATTCTGAGACAGATCTGGCGCTGAATGGGAAACATGGGGATGCTCACTGCAGGGGCTTCATCAATAACAACACCTTTCCTGCAGTGGTCATTTTCATCATCAATCTGAGTACTTTGGAATCTTGTGGAAACACTTTAGTG GTATCCTCAGCTCGAGGTATCAATGCCTATGGAAATACCTCAGTGGTACAGATAGGTAATGTTTCAGGCTATATTGATACACCAGACCCACCAACGATTATCAGCTATTTGCCTGGGCTCCTGTACAAATTTAGCTGTAGCTACCCACTGGAGTACTTGGTTAACAATACCCAGCTGGCTTC GTCATCAGCTGCTATTTCTGTAAGAGAGAACAATGGTACATTTATCAGCACTTTGAATTTGTTGCTTTACAAT GATTCAACCTACAGCCAGCAACTCCTTATTCCAAGCACAGGTTTAcctttgaaaaccaaaatatatgCAGCTGTAAGAGCAACCAACCTTGATGGCAG GTGGAATGTTTTGATGGACTACTGTTACACCACACCATCTGGCAATCCTAGTGATGATCTTCGATATGATCTTTTCTTCAG CTGTGACAAGGACCCGCAGACAACCATAATTGAGAACGGCAAGAGTCAAATGGGCCGGTTTTCCTTTGAGGTGTTTCGCTTTGTGAAGCACAAGAACCAGAAGATGTCCACGGTCTTCCTTCACTGTGTGACgaagctgtgcagagcagatgACTGTCCTTTTCTTGTGCCA ATCTGCAGtaacagagaaagaagagacaCTGGTGGAAGGACAACCTGGCGCCCTCAGAGCACATCTGGCAATGCTGTAATCTCTGCTGGCCCCATCATTACCAGGAGTG aTGAGACGCCAACCAACAATTCACAGCTTG CTCATCCAAACGGACCTCCTTTCCAGATGAACACGGTCACCAGTGTGCTGATTTCAGGCATTGTCGTACTAGGAATttcaagcattttcttttttgtatgtTCTCTAACCCTTCTGCACAGAAACTGGCCCAACAGTTTGGTCCTGAGTGGCATCCGAAACCCAGTTTTCAACTGA